The sequence GTATTGTAGTCTATGGTCGTATTTTGGATGAAAATGGCAAGCCGCTACCCAATACTTTGCTTGAATTTTGGCAGGCAAATGCTGGTGGACGTTATCGTCATAAAAAAGAAACTTATCTTGCTGCAATTGATCCCAATTTCGGTGGTTGTGGGCGTACCATTACCGATGAAGAGGGACGCTATATGTTTCGCACCATTAAACCTGGTGCTTACCCTTGGCCAAATGGCGTTAATGATTGGCGCCCCGCACATATCCACTTTTCGCTATTTGGCCATGCCTTTGCTCAACGTCTTATTACCCAAATGTATTTTGAAGGTGATCCGATGATTTGGCAGTGCCCGATTGTTAAGACAATTCCTGATCCCGCGGCTATTGATCGGCTTATTGCAGCTCTTGACCGTAGTGCCACTATTCCAATGGATAGCCTTGCCTACAAGTTTGATATTGTCTTGCGTGGACGACGTTCAACCATGTTTGAAAACCGTATGGAGGGCAATTAAAATGGCACAAGAATTAAACTATTTAAAAGAAAGCCCTTCGCAAACGGTTGGCCCTTATATCCATATTGGTGCAACGCCTAATTATGTTGGTATTCATGGCGTTTATCCTGAAGATTTAGGCAATAAAATGATTAATGCGCACACCAAAGGCGAGCGTATTATTATTGAGGGGCAAGTTTTTGACGGGGGCGGCGAGCTTATCAAAGATGCTTTAATCGAGATCTGGCAAGCCGATGCGGATGGTCTTTATAATTCGGTTAATGAAACGCGTGGCGCAGCTGATAGCAATTTTACTGGTTGGGGACGTCAACCAGCGTCAAGCGACGCAGCTTTCTTCCAGTTTGAAACCATCCGCCCAGGTGCGACGCCCTATCCTGATGGGCGCAAACAAGCGCCGCATATTACCTTTTGGATTGGTGCGCGCGGTATTAATATGGCGCTCCATACCCGTGCGTATTTTTCTGATATGAGCGAGCAAAATGAGCAAGATCCGCTCTTAAACCGTATTGATGCCAAAAAACGCCGTGAAACATTAATTGCGCAAAAATCGATGCGTGATGGCGTGCCTGTTTTTACCTTTAATATTATTGTTCAAGGTGAAGGCGAAACTGTGTTTCTAGATATGTAAAATCTTGCCCTTGCAAAGTATAAGTATTTGTAAATTTTAAGTTTTTCAAGACTTGAATTTTGTAAGGGCAAAAATAACGGGAGATGAGGCGCTTAAGCCTTTTGGGTAGATTTTTGCCCCTATCAAAATTGGGAGGTTTTGATGACAAAATTAGATGGATCAACACGGCTTTATTTTGTGGTTGGTGATCCAATAGCACAAGTACAAGCGCCAGTTGGCGTCACCGCAACTTTGCAAGATTTGGGGCTTAATGCGGTTTGCGTTCCAACCAATGTTGCAAGTCAAGATATAGCAACATTTTTTAATTCCGCCAAAACGATTAAAAATCTTGATGGTATTTTAGTCACCATTCCTCATAAAATTTCAGGTTCGCAATTTTGCGACCATTTAAGCGATAGGTCGAAATTTTTACATGCGGTTAATGTTGTGCGGAAAGATGGAAACGGTCTTTCAGGCGATATGGTTGATGGCCTTGGCTACATTGCTGCTTTAAATGCCAAGGGTTGTGAGTTTGTTGGTAAGCGCGTTTTATTATGCGGCTTGGGCGGTGCAGGCAGTGCTATTGCTCATGCCCTTGTTACCAATGGCGTTGGCGAACTTGCAATTTTTGACATGGATGAAAACCGTCAAAATGATAATATCGCACGTTTAAATGCTTTGGGGCTTTGCCGTGTTGTTAAAGGTAGCCGCGATGTGAGTGGTTTTGATGGCGCCATTAATGCAAGCCCAGCCGGCATGCGTGAGGATGATCCGCTACCCTTTGATGTAACAACCCTTAGCGCTCATACTTGGGCTGGCGATGTGATTGCAAAACCAGTTGAAACAGCTTGGATTATTGAGGCTAAAAAGCGCGGTTCAACAACTGTGCTTGGTGTTGATATGTTTGCCAAAGTGCGTGATCTTGTTGTCAATTTCCTATTGTCAAAAGATAAAAACGCGTAAATTGAAAATGCATTGCTCATTTAAGGATGCAATAAAATGCCCCATTATTTTTCGCTTGCTTTTCTAACTGTTGGTAATATTTCACCGGTTGAAACTATTAAAATTGCTGCTCAATATGGCTATAAAGCGGTTGGTTTGCGCATGTTACCTGCTGCTCCAACCGAGCCTGCCTATCCATTATTAACTGATAAGCAATTGCTAAATGATACAAAACAAGCATTGCTTGATTATAATATGGCCGTTGGCGATGTCGAAATTATTCGCCTTAAGGACAAAACCAATATTGCTGATTTTAAACCCTTTATCGAACGCGCTTATGAATTGGGTGCAAAAAATATTTTGGTTGCTGGCGATGATTTTGATGTCGCACGCCTTAGCGATAATTTTGCCGAATTTTGCCAGCTTGCTGCAACCGCCAATCTTACCGCAGACCTTGAATTTATGCCATGGACGGCGGTTAAATCTTTAAACGAGGCTCGTAATATTGTTGAAAACGCGGGCGAAAAAAATGGCGGAGTGCTGATTGATGCCTTGCATTTTGACCGCAGCACGTCAAGCCTTGATGATGTGGTGGCGCTTCCCCCAGCAATGATTCATTATGTGCAATTATGTGATGGGCCTGTGCCTTATGGCAAAAGCGATGAAGAGTTAATTGCCATTGCAAGGAGCGCACGGCTTATGCCCGGCGATGGTGGCATTGATTTACCAGCTTTGATGCAGGTTGTGCCGCAAAATACCCCAATTAGCATCGAAGTTGCTAGCCATGAAATTATCAATGCTTTTGGCGTTGAAAACTGCGCGCGTATGGCGATTGAATCTGCACGCAAGATTTTAGACCTTGCACAGCCAGACTATGTCTAAAACGCGTCTTTGGGAGGCAAAAGGGAGAGAGAAATGGGAAGTAAAATTCGCGTGGCAGTTATGGGCGCAGGTCTTATTGGCAAACGCCATGTCACTATTATTGCACAAGATAAAAATGTGGAATTATCGGCAATTATTGATCCTGTTGATGCTGCAAAAGACTATGCGATAAGCCTTAATGTTCCGTGGTATCCCGATATTAAAACCATGCTATTAAGTGACCGCCCTGATCGCATTATTATTGCAACCCCTAATCAATTTCATGTGGCCAATGGGCTTGAAGCAATAGAAGCCAAAATTCCAGTTTTAATGGAAAAGCCGATTGCAGATAATGTCGATGAGGGCTTAAAACTGGTTGAAGCGGCAGAAAAAAATAATGTACCGCTTATGGTTGGCCATCACCGCCGCCATAATCCCATGCTGCAAACGGCTAAAAATATTATTGACTCTGGTAAGTTAGGCCAAGTCCTTGCTGCTCATTGCATGTTTTGGATTTTAAAGCCTGATGATTATTTTAATGCGCAATGGCGGCAGATAAAAGGGGCAGGGCCAGTTTTTGTCAATATGATCCATGATATTGATTGTTTGCGTTATCTTTTTGGCGATGTCAAAACCGTACAAGCGGTTGAAACAAAGCAAATTCGTGGTTTTGAAAATGAAGAAAGCTGCGGTGCATTATTGCATTTTAAAAATGGTACTATTGTCACCCTTTCCATTTCTGATGCGATTAGCGCGCCTTGGAGCTGGGAACTTACCGCACGTGAAAATCCTGACTTCCCCCCAACGCAGCAAAATAGCTATTATATTGGTGGCACCCATGGTTCTCTTGCACTGCCAAGCCTTGAATTATGGAGTTATACCAATGAGCGCACTTGGCTTAAACCAATTGATAAAAGCGACAATGACCGCCCATTGATTGATCCATTCATTTTACAATTGGAAAATTTCCGCGAGGTTATTTTAAAAAAAGCGCAACCTTTGGTGTCTGGACGTGAGGGATTGGAAACTTTGCGGGTTACTTTTGCGGTTAAACAAGCAGCACAAAGCGGCCAAACCATTCATCTTGAGTAGAGCACGTCTGTTTATTGTTCAAGCAACATCGTGCTTTAAATTCTTCAATTTGACGCATTATCCGTACGCTAAAGTTGACCCAACTTTAGTTGGAAATGCTCAAGTTATTAGTTTTTGCAGATCAGCAGAAAAGAGCAGTTATAATGCAACACCATCCTTCTAGCGATATGGAACAGATAGAATGTGACCTACTGGTTATCGGTTCTGGCGCTGGTGGTTTATCAGCAGCAGTTACTGCCGCTTATCACGGACT comes from Bartonella sp. HY038 and encodes:
- the pcaH gene encoding protocatechuate 3,4-dioxygenase subunit beta, producing MTNNFFERGGNYFQRDREWHPAAYTPDYKTSILRSPRNALLSLPATISEITGPVFGHDILGQYDNDLIRNYAKDGDPIGQRIVVYGRILDENGKPLPNTLLEFWQANAGGRYRHKKETYLAAIDPNFGGCGRTITDEEGRYMFRTIKPGAYPWPNGVNDWRPAHIHFSLFGHAFAQRLITQMYFEGDPMIWQCPIVKTIPDPAAIDRLIAALDRSATIPMDSLAYKFDIVLRGRRSTMFENRMEGN
- the pcaG gene encoding protocatechuate 3,4-dioxygenase subunit alpha; protein product: MAQELNYLKESPSQTVGPYIHIGATPNYVGIHGVYPEDLGNKMINAHTKGERIIIEGQVFDGGGELIKDALIEIWQADADGLYNSVNETRGAADSNFTGWGRQPASSDAAFFQFETIRPGATPYPDGRKQAPHITFWIGARGINMALHTRAYFSDMSEQNEQDPLLNRIDAKKRRETLIAQKSMRDGVPVFTFNIIVQGEGETVFLDM
- a CDS encoding shikimate dehydrogenase, with the translated sequence MTKLDGSTRLYFVVGDPIAQVQAPVGVTATLQDLGLNAVCVPTNVASQDIATFFNSAKTIKNLDGILVTIPHKISGSQFCDHLSDRSKFLHAVNVVRKDGNGLSGDMVDGLGYIAALNAKGCEFVGKRVLLCGLGGAGSAIAHALVTNGVGELAIFDMDENRQNDNIARLNALGLCRVVKGSRDVSGFDGAINASPAGMREDDPLPFDVTTLSAHTWAGDVIAKPVETAWIIEAKKRGSTTVLGVDMFAKVRDLVVNFLLSKDKNA
- a CDS encoding sugar phosphate isomerase/epimerase — its product is MPHYFSLAFLTVGNISPVETIKIAAQYGYKAVGLRMLPAAPTEPAYPLLTDKQLLNDTKQALLDYNMAVGDVEIIRLKDKTNIADFKPFIERAYELGAKNILVAGDDFDVARLSDNFAEFCQLAATANLTADLEFMPWTAVKSLNEARNIVENAGEKNGGVLIDALHFDRSTSSLDDVVALPPAMIHYVQLCDGPVPYGKSDEELIAIARSARLMPGDGGIDLPALMQVVPQNTPISIEVASHEIINAFGVENCARMAIESARKILDLAQPDYV
- a CDS encoding Gfo/Idh/MocA family protein → MGSKIRVAVMGAGLIGKRHVTIIAQDKNVELSAIIDPVDAAKDYAISLNVPWYPDIKTMLLSDRPDRIIIATPNQFHVANGLEAIEAKIPVLMEKPIADNVDEGLKLVEAAEKNNVPLMVGHHRRHNPMLQTAKNIIDSGKLGQVLAAHCMFWILKPDDYFNAQWRQIKGAGPVFVNMIHDIDCLRYLFGDVKTVQAVETKQIRGFENEESCGALLHFKNGTIVTLSISDAISAPWSWELTARENPDFPPTQQNSYYIGGTHGSLALPSLELWSYTNERTWLKPIDKSDNDRPLIDPFILQLENFREVILKKAQPLVSGREGLETLRVTFAVKQAAQSGQTIHLE